CCTTTGCCGTGCTCAATGAGCAGAACCCCGGCGTCAGGCTTCGGGCGGTGAACGCCGTGAGTGCTTCCGAACGCCTTCATTCGGATCACGAGATCAGAGACGCCCTCGTCACCGCCCTGAAAACCGATTCGAACGCCGGGGTCCGCGGCGAGGCGTTCAACGCGCTCTCCCGGTATCCCTTCGACGGGGAAATCAGGGACGCCATGATCCATACGCTGGTCTTCGACGAAAACCCGGCCCTCAGAATTAACGCGATCAACCGGCTGCAGGAGCAGGTGCCGGCCCCATTCGACGAGAACCTGGAAAGGGTTCTCAGGACCAGGATGGTTCTCGACGAGAACGCATATATCCGTACGAAAGCAAGGACCGTACTGGGCAACCTGTCCGCACCGTAACGGGAAGCGGCCTACAGAGGAGTATCAATCATGAGACTGCTGATCTGTACTTTCGGCGTCTTGCTGTTTGCGCAGCAAGCCCTGGCGTTCACGGAGGATCAGAACCGAGCTACGGGGAACCGGTCGGAGACCTTCCAGGTGGAAAGGGACGGACGGCTCGACCTGAACACCCGGGCGGGCGATATCACGATCTCCACGTGGAATAAAAGCGAAGCGGTCGTTACCGTACAGGGAATCCCTTCACGCAGCGCTCATGATCTCAGGATACGTTACGAAGGAGGCATTCTGCGCGTAGATTACGACCCGAGATCTTCTAGATACACGATAAACCGAAGAAACGGGCTGCGTTTCAAGATCGACCTGCCCGCGGCGTTCGACCTGGACCTGCGTACCGGCGGTGGCGATATCGAAGTGGTGGGCGACCTGACCGGCGACGTGAGGAGTCATACTTCCGGCGGCGACGTTACGCTCCGGGATATCGGCGGTGAAGTGGAGTTGTCCACCTCCGGCGGAGACATCCGGGTGGGCACGGTTGGCGGCGACGTTCACCTGCAGACGTCGGGCGGCGACATCCGGGTCAAGAAGGCGTCGGCCGATTTGGACGTCCAGACTTCGGGCGGCGATATCCGGATCGGCCAGGTCGGCAATACGCTGGAAGCCCAGACTTCCGGTGGGGACATCACCATTGAGTACGTAGGCGGCAAAGCCCGGATCACGACCTCCGGCGGCGATATCGAGATCGGCGAACTTTCCGGAAACGCCCGAATCACCACGGCCGGCGGCGACATCGAGCTGCGCAACGCGAAGGGTGAATTGCAGGTGAAAACCGCCGGGGGCGAGTTGGAGCTTCTGAACGTAACGGGGTCGATCGACGCCCGTACCGCGGGCGGCGATGTCCTGGCCGAAATCATCCCGGAAGGTACCAAGGACAGCTCGCTCATCTCGGCAGGCGGCGACATCGTACTCTACGTGGACCCGAAGGCCAAGGCGACCATCGAAGCCCGGATCCACGTCGAGACGTGGTTTGGCTTTGGCCGAGGGGCTGAGGTCATTGGTCCCGGTGGAGACCCCCAGGCTGTCTTTTCACCGAGGTTCGAAACCATCGAACTCGATCAACCGGTCACGGAGATCGACGAGGAAAAGTTGAAGGAGATTATTGAAAAGATCACAAAGAACATAGAAGTAGCGGTTTCGCGTAGCATGGACCGGGCAGAGATGTCAGCTGAAGAACTGCAACGGATGTTGAAAGAGGCCCAACGGGAATTGCAGGCTGCCCAAAGGGAGTTGCAGGCTGCCCAGCGGGAATCCTTAAATAAACGAATAAAGTCGTTTATAGAAACCCCGGATATCCCTGCTCCTAACACCGCCGATGATAGTTCGCTGCGGTACAAGATCAGGTCCGATTTCGAAGCGGAGCGCAAACATGTAAACGGGAAAAAGGGGGAGATCAGTGCAACGTATAGGCTCAACGGCGGGGGAAACAGGATCTGGCTGGAAACCAGCGAAGGCAACATAGAGATCCGCGAACTGAATAACTGAATATCAAGTGAAACCACTCGCGGGTCGTCAGTCCTTTATACAGTCTCCCGAATAACCCGCTCCGCCGCGGCGACGCCCGCACCGGAATCGAATTCGTACCCGAGTTGGCTTAGGCCGTGCTCGAGGGCTGTAAGGGCGACGATCATGTCCGACGGAGCCACGTTGTAGCCCAGATGGGCGATGCGAATGTACTTGCCCCTGTAGTGATCCATCCCGTTGGCGATGGTCACGCCGCACTCCTGCCTGATCGTCTTCAGCAAATCTGAACCGTCGATTCCCGTCGGCATGACAACCGAGGTCAGCACGTTGGACGGCCTGCGCGCGAAGAGATCCAGGCCGAGGGCCGCGACGCCCGCGCGGGTCACCAGGGCGTTTCGCTCGTGAATCCGGTAGATTTCCTCCAGGCCGAGTTCCGTCATCATCCTCAGCGACTCGGCCAGTCCCATAAGCAGCGATACGGCCGG
Above is a genomic segment from Gemmatimonadota bacterium containing:
- a CDS encoding DUF4097 family beta strand repeat-containing protein, giving the protein MRLLICTFGVLLFAQQALAFTEDQNRATGNRSETFQVERDGRLDLNTRAGDITISTWNKSEAVVTVQGIPSRSAHDLRIRYEGGILRVDYDPRSSRYTINRRNGLRFKIDLPAAFDLDLRTGGGDIEVVGDLTGDVRSHTSGGDVTLRDIGGEVELSTSGGDIRVGTVGGDVHLQTSGGDIRVKKASADLDVQTSGGDIRIGQVGNTLEAQTSGGDITIEYVGGKARITTSGGDIEIGELSGNARITTAGGDIELRNAKGELQVKTAGGELELLNVTGSIDARTAGGDVLAEIIPEGTKDSSLISAGGDIVLYVDPKAKATIEARIHVETWFGFGRGAEVIGPGGDPQAVFSPRFETIELDQPVTEIDEEKLKEIIEKITKNIEVAVSRSMDRAEMSAEELQRMLKEAQRELQAAQRELQAAQRESLNKRIKSFIETPDIPAPNTADDSSLRYKIRSDFEAERKHVNGKKGEISATYRLNGGGNRIWLETSEGNIEIRELNN